The Nicotiana tabacum cultivar K326 chromosome 5, ASM71507v2, whole genome shotgun sequence sequence acaaggaaagacggttgaaatttcagcagtcaggagcccacctggagaacaagggaatacattcgagttttagcagtcaggagcccacctggagagcaagagaatacatttcgagttcagcaatcaggaacttacctggagaacaagggaatacattcgagttttaacagtcaggagcccacctggagagcaagggaatacaattccatttttggcaatcaggcgcctacctggagagcaagggaatgcaattccatttttggcaatcaggcgcccacctggagagcaagggaatacaattcaagttttggcaatcaggcgcccacctggagagcaagggaatacagttcaagtattggtaatcaggagcccacctgaagaacgaagggaagcagcaagtcaagtgttggtaatcaggagcccacctgaagaacgaagggaagcagttcaagttttgaggaaaagcagtgcaagtattggcaatcaggagcccacctggagaacgaagggaagcagcaaggttcaaaggaaTTCAGCAATCAGGAAACCACCTGAAAaacgaagggaagcagttcaattttcgaggaaaagcagcgcaagtgttggtaatcaggagcccacctggagaacgaagggaagcagcaaggttcaaaggaagacaacaatcaggagcccacttgaagaacaaagggaaagcatctcagaatgcaattcaagtcagcaacaaaggaatctcactcagagagtacaagtcagcagggcagcagaaactgcaagttcaagatatagataggattcttgtaattcgtatatcatagtttagtctggcttcttttattttgtcacggtgtaataaggagttcagtaagcagaaACAACAGCAATAGCAGCAAAATCACAGCTCTTCGGTAgtaccagctaccaaaacttcttgaactacacgcaacctgattcccctataacccgggatatgtaggttgtccaaaaccaagactcggttgcaccctttctcttttctcttatccttatttcttctcttttgaataaaaatatgttcaaaaattagtcacatggctcaccttatctttgcttgaaaactcttcatgtttccaaacaaagaggggcagttgtgagcacctaatttttgataatatttaattttttatcacttcttctatgtaaatattttaggggttttaacctacaatttttagctttgttacactttttattatagggtaaaaatacaaaatttaaaaggtgaattattactattaatattattttatttttatttttattttaaaataataaaagaaatccgaaaaaatattaattttttttttaattttcaggagtgatttaaaaaataagaaaaagggaagtattgaataataaaaaaaagtaaaagtaggtggaattctcttttaaaaagtaaaagaaagtagaaaattaaaaaaataaaagtaaagttttgtgaaaattttaaaaaaataaaaagtaaaagaaagttggaattaaaaaacaaatataaaggtatctgaaaattaaaaaaatttaaagcaaaagaaagtagcatttttaaaagaaaagcaaaagaaagtgaattgtttttttaagaaaagttaaataaagtggaattctcttttaaaaagtaaaagaaaagtgggattttaaataagataaaagtaattaaagttggaatttaaaaaataaaagtaaagaaaggtggaattttttttataaaaaaaataaaagcaatttgtaagtgggatttcttttaattaaaaaataataaaataataaaatatttttaaaaacaaatctgaaaaatctcgaaaattttgctataaatagaagagaaaatttgagaagaaataagaaaaaaagaagagagggggaaggagagaaatttaggttgaaaatttttcattaaatttttctttcaatatttcgggccttgaatcttgggttgaagaagagttgatagagtttttgttgttgctgctgtattgactctacaactttcagattttatttatttgaattcactctcttgtaggtatgtaattcaagctcttgagttaaaaaaatgtcggagcatctttattgaagcagaagcaaattgatttggttcttttgataaagtttctttcgtatttaatctgttcgcatgaatgatgtttctttgattgattgaattgagatttgcaaatgttaacgttattttagtatgttcatgactctgtctcgtttttttttctttttctttttatttttcttggctcatgacttgtaaccagcacgtattgttttgtttacatttagatttcaagctcatgtagcaccatgttcatattttgaaatttaaagaagtatgtgaagttgaacaatttgtcaacattaagatgtaaaaaaaaaaatagattgcgttagtggaaggatcttatcttcaatttatgttattggctgcatattttcttaaattaaccatgtgaagatTCAACTTTCTCTGCTTCAAAATAGTACTGTAAaagttatagtggtgatactacaactttctctttagcatagtgttaaataaattaattactttaagtgttctttgttataatcaagtttaaaatgcatttttgtatgtccatgtttgttttgttccttctggttcatccgaatagttctcagcatggtttttttttgtgctcatatggtcatttaagattcattattttgttataaaattttgttagtttctttctagaatttgaaaacgaaagtcggtcttttgaagatgatatggagatgaacccaaagctgacacctgtcttttgttattttcacataaatgtcAACTCGACCTTTCTGAATTGTAGTATGATATAACAAAAGGCTCCAGTGATATATATgtagctaacccatttctttaggccttttgtacttatcaatttataccactccatccacaacaaaacatcaaaactcatgaccctcatttaattaattttaaatccatAGAATTCGAAacatgccatttagcgaattttctatggccctcgcaaagttgaaaaaatgcgtagttgctttagacgcgtaatttgaaattaccttcttaaactcgggtgtgcatttcatgtgacccaaatccaaatcccaacaacgttaaataaaatgtgtcgtggaccacgagtgcatttatgtgacgtagttcaagacatattttaaatgacgttgcaatcttcctaaaaatgataagagcggttaataagttaaaattgaaccataggctaaaatatgtattaaaatcagataataggcatataacagttgagcgaccatgttagaaccacggaacccgggaatgcctaacaccttctcccgggttaacagaattccttacccggatttctgtgctCGCGgattgtaaaacagagtcaatcttttcctcgattcgggatttgaaccggtgacttgggacaccataaattatcccaagtggcgactctaaatttttaataataaatgaatcccgtttctattgtcactttaagttggaaaaaactcccttataccctttccggagtgtaggaaaaaaggaggtgtgacactcattgtcaacaacagaagagttcaattaatggcaaaaccAAAACAGCAAATAATACTGTAATAAATAAACAATACGTAATAAAAAACTACCGAAgttttttatatactgttttacAGAAAAAcaatgaagtttttatgttcttcaaatcgttttctgaatttcaatactctgatgaagtttttatatcttcaaatcataATAGTAAAATTCCGacggagtagaaaaccacacaggttttaatctctACAAACAGAAtacagaatataataaaataatttccttaagattgttattaatctgtattgctgtaaataaataaaataataatcttTCTGAAAACAGAAACATAAAGTTAGTAGAAATTAAATTTCATAAACAATAtttgaacttcttcaaaataaattctgaaaacgGTATAGGaacaaatcgagcccactgaatacacagtgtgtccttaaggaaattatttcccTCAAGTACTCGAGgttctggaatatatcctcccaagatagaacgatttaactcaccagagtgttggtaccaaaaacgccgatgaacagcgaaccactcgaaggctgcaaaacacactggaatttttgtgcagaagaagaagaagattatcagaaaatttcgtaagtaaATATTCTGGGATTTGAAGGTATATTTATAGCTAATTTGGTACTGTTTCtaaaaaggtttgcaacctttcagaacagCCATAGCTCTTGGAACAGGTTTGACACTGTTTCAGAACAGCCATAATTGTTGGAAATATTGCGGGAAATATAAAACGAATTTaaaaataatccgggaaagaaaacgggTCGAACcggaccgggtcgcgggtcatgggttattccggattgaattttggttaattaatttaattaattaattaaatacttgaaaagaattttgtccaaaaagattaatcaatcaatcgttgACCAAattcgaagccgaagccgaagccgagccgagcgagcgacgacgacgacgtcacgaggcttgccttcttcttaactctttaagagctaaaatATGGCCTTCTTTATATAtacacaaagattttctttccttctaccaatgagggacaaaatgCATTAGTAAAATGAACTCattcaaaatttcacttcccTCCATTTCTTTTCCCACCATTTTCCATCCACACctcttttgttattaataaataataacaaaacccCACTCATTCCCGGGGAAGGGGGGGGGGAGGAGAAACACTCTGTACTAAGGATTTTTTCATACCTAAAATTTGAACTCGAGACATTTGGTTAAGGGAGGAGCATCGCCCTCCGttgcaccacatcctttggtgaTCTAAAGTTATTCGTTTTAAGTTAGGGTTATGTTTATCCAAAAATtcgtgaaaatagcacgggctagccagttttcggactggtaattgaaaaataaccattatTTGCTGCAGCACGGaaagttctagtataatatactggagattgatgcacctgtgtatgaacttccaacatattatgctggaactccaacacacgaaaagttccagcataatatactggagattggagcatctatgtatgaacttctagcatattatgctggactagtatattatactgcaactccaatatattatattggaactccagtgtattatgctggaactccagtatattatgttggaatattATTcagattttgaatagtgttttccttcagatttatctttacatgaaaagtggctaaatttcgattacttttgaaactgttgctatttttcaattatcacatgtaaatctggctatttttgaatttacaAATTGATGACTAaattttaaatagtttttaaaaagcGGCTATGCTTTAAACGTGCCAGAACAACTACAAGCCCTTATGTGGTGTCATTTCTTGCAACACAGAGAATAAAGCTCTGAGATTATCAAGATAAGAGACAAAAGACCATCAACAAGATGGCGTGTGGGACTCTCAGAAGCATTTTCCTGACGGAACCATGGAGGCCTCTTTCCCGGAAATCAACTGGGGCATTTTTTCATACCCAGAAATGCTTCAAAACCAATTTAATAAGCTGTGGCTGTAAACTCATCAACTATAAAAGAAGTCAGTATCTGAAGTGCTCTAACAATAAAAGCCCATTGGCATCTGAGGGTGGTCCTGACCAAGGTCCTCCTCAAGAAGCTGTCCTTAAGGCCATCTCAGGTCCACCCAAATTctaacttttttcttttaatttagtaataCAGGATAGATGTTTAACTTACgttgaatttatttttgaatCTATTAGAAGTGTCCAAGAGTGAAGGGAGGGTTGGACAAACTACGAATGTCATAATTGGAGGCACAGTGCAGGATGATGCTACTAATGAGTGGCTTGCTCTCGATAAGAAGGTGCGTTTTCCTACATGGATACAACCCTTTCTTCATTTCCGCAATATtgataattgattttttttacttGACAGGTGAATTCTTACCCCACTGAAAGAGGATTTACAGCTATTGGTACTGGAGGTGATGATTTTGTGCAGGCTATGGTTGTTGCTGTTGAATCAGTGATACAACAGCCCATCTCTGAGGTAAGTGAAAATGATAATACACTAGTTTTGCACCTATTTAGATTTGGATGACTATATTACTTAGACTTGGGAAATTTTGGGGATTACATGACTAGCCTGAGTTGGTATTTTGTCTTCCAAAGTTTAAATTTGTTGATGGcaggattttctttttctagtgCTATGGCGATGATAACCCATTGGGACATGCTATTTGGTAATAATTGAAATCAAGTTAATGAACTAGCTAGAACTGTGTGGATAAGTAGCAACTTAGCTATGTTCGATCCCTGCTGCAGACAAAAGCATGATATTTAAATGAGAAGAGCAGAGAGGACCCACTATCACCGAGTTCCAAATCTTGCACCACTAGCCTCGGGGATTTCtcggttattaaaaaaaaatattagtgtAAGTAACTCTTAGTAGCTAGACTAAACTGATGAAAATTTTGATGGTCTATGATAGAATTCTGCTTTCTAATATAATTAAAGCTGCTGAAATTTGAAAAACGAATAACCCAGAGAAATGAACCAtgaaattatgaacttttgagtttcTTCAACTTAGCCAAGACAACCAACCCACTCCCTTAAACTAAATACAAAATGTCAAGCGTCCTTCACTAATTCCCGAGGCAAACTTTGAAGAATCAAGGCTGGATTACTGTATCTAAAATCCCACCAAAGATCGTGATGCCATCTAATACGCCGGTTAGGCGATCAACAGTTACAACTACCAAATATTCAGTAACAATAAAACAAACGACAACAATATTCTATATTAGGTTTatgccaacaataacaacaacaacatacccagtgtaatctcacaagtggggtctggggaggatagagtGTACGCAGTCCTTACCCCTACCTGTAATAAATCCTATACTGAAGTAAATGTACAGAACAACATACAACCCCCAGAAGGCCAGAACtagtgtcaccgagtacatgagctctATTGAGTCCTAAATATAAAGGTTTCAAgtaaatacaatactgtttgaatcaAGTAACAGTAATAAAGATAAGGAAGGTAactccaaggcctgcgaacggATATGCAgcactacctcaagtctccaatgTCCACAGCTAAGCACCTCTATAAACTCCGCTAGTACCAATATCtgaatctgcataagaagtgcagaaatgtagcatgtgtataaccgacccaatgtactcagtaagtatcgagcctaacctcaacgaagtagtaacgaggctaagacATGACACTTACTTTGTAAACCAATGCAAGTAATAAACAGAAAGCAAAACAAGAGAAAAGGTGAATAGTAATAAAAGGGATCAAATAAGAGAACTAATAAACAAATTTTACGGATATAACAGCATAAAGCATAACCTTATGAACCAATTCCACAAGGGAGaagtaatatataaaaaataagcacaagataTTCATATCCATTGCGGTGAGCAAGCCGATCCCATGAAAATACAATTCCAGAGTGCAACCCGATTCAATGGCCATATCGGTGCGTCGTGCAAGCCGACCCATCCATACCAAGCACATGTGTGTCAACGACAAGCATAGTAGAATGCATAGCATAGTAGAATGCATAGATATAGATATGGGCAGATGAGTAAACATATTACACTACGGAAGTGATAAGCATGACTAAGGTGCAATAGGCAACCAACATATCAAAAGACATCTCTCATGTCCTACAACAAGGCCTAAACATGGTCACTAACGTCTGAATTATCGGGTGGTCTCACAACCCATTATAGCATAAGCGAATAATACATTGAAGCGAACAAAAGCATGAATAAGATTATCTCTACCCAAGCATGCTATAACCTTGACATAcatatatacgctcgtcaccacGCATATACATCACCGCTAACACACATAGCACACACATAGCACATAAGGCCATTTACAAATAGTTTCTCTTGAGTCGAGGTCAACCAAGATACTTGCCTCTTTCTGGAATAAGTTCAACAATTCAATACCGCTTTttctttagaattcacctccaaccgTCTCAATCTAGCCATATGATACTCAATAATGTCAAGTAAAGTCAGAAAAACCAATTCGAAACAATAAAATTCAATCTTTAAtctattctaaaaagtcaacaaaagtcaacccgagctcacatggtcaaaacctgagtcaACCCGAgctcacatggtcaaaacctgagtctAGGACTAGATCCTGTTAACCCATAACCCCacgacaacaacaactacaacaaacccaatgtaatcccactagtggtgtcttagagggtagtgtgtacgtagattTTACCCCTACCTTTAAGAAAGCAGAGAGGTTGAAACCGGTAGACCCTCGACTCAGGGAAAATAAAAAGAAGGAGCAACAACAAACAAACCAATCAGAAAACTGAAGTGAAAATACAAGACTAACACTAAGTAATGCAATCAAAAAACGaagcaaaagaaacaacaaataataacataaatctagaataagaaaatacaagTCTAATGCACTAAGGCTACTGGTACAAGCAAGGACAATGCTCGACTACCTAACACTCTACCTTAATTCTCAACCACCACACCTTTCTATCAACgatcatgtcctcggtaagctggaGCATCACCATGTCTTGCCACTTCTACCCAATACTTCTCtagcctacctctacctctccttagGCCCTCCAAGACCAACCTCTTATATCTCCTCACTGGGGCATCTCTGCCTCTACTCTTCACATACCCGAACCATCTAAGTTTCGTTTCCCGCTTTTTGTCCTCCATAGAGGCCACACCTACCTTGTCCCAAATAGCTTTATTTCTAATACTATCTAACCTGGCAATGCACGCACAtcaatctcaacatcctcattccAGCCACCTTCATCCTCTGGACATGGAAGATCTTGACTGGCAACACtcagtcccatacaacatagtcggtctgaccaccgttctatagaacttacctttaagttttggtggcacattcttatcacacaaaatgCCAGAAGCGAGcatccatttcatccaccccgttccaatacgatgtgtgacatccacGTCAATCTGCCTATTCCCTTGTATAActgacccaagatacttgaaactctctCATATGGATGACTTGTGGATCAAGCCTCATGTCTTCGTCTACTTCCTGAGTCCCAcaactgaacttgcactccaagtattctatctTTGTCCTGCTCAACTTAAAACCTTTAGACACCggggtctgtctccaaacctctaacctctcgttaacaccgcctcacatctcgtcaatcagtacAATGTCATctacaaataacatgcaccacgaCACCTCCTTGTGAATATGGCGCATTAGTGCGTTGATCGCTAGGGCAAAAAGAAATGGGCTGACAGCGGATCCTTGGTGCAACACAGCATAACTGGAAGTGTTCCGAGTCCCCTCCCACTGTCCTCACCTGAGTCTTAGCtctatcatacatgtccttaatagcAATAATGTATGCAACACTTctaacctccaaacatctccacagaaCTTCCCTTGGCACTTTATTGTAAGCCTTTTCTAAGTCAACGAACACCATATGTaaatccttcttcctctccctatTCTGCTCCAttaatctcctaacaaggtgaaAACCCATAACCCTACGAgcccaaatatgtgattagattccaaatTCGAGTCAAAATCGGTACTCAAAACCTCAAAATACACCCTCTTAAGTTGTAGAGAAAAACCCCaaattttactttaaaattttatattctaGGCGTAGAAATCCATGGGGAATCAAGATATATGATCAAAATCAAGTGGAAATTACTTACCCCTAAGAGtagtgaaatccctcttcaaaatctcttctccttctccaaaactcaaaaatggtaaaaaaatgAGCTAAGTTccgaaatttggacttaaaataCCCCTGCCAGCATTACCCTCGCGATCCCGGTCACAACCTacgtgatcgcgatgcacaaacGTCCACTGCCTGACCTCCCTCTTACGTGGACAGAGTCGCGCTATCACGAAACTTCACTTGACACACCTACGTGATCGCAGATGCAACCACGCGATAACGAAGCACTCGCCCCTAGTCGTCAGGCTGCTCTATGCGATCACCAGAGACTCCAGGCGACCACAATGCTCACTCAGCCAACACTTCGCGATCGCCAACCTCTTCcatgcgatcacgaagaacaaatcCTCATCTGCCAAACTTCTTCTATACGAACACGACCTAATCCCCGCGTTCACGATTCACATGAACACCAACAAAACCAACAATCTTAAGCATGCTGCGgatggtccgaaactcacccgagcccctcgggaccccgtccaaatattcCAATAAGTTGATTAACATTAATCAAACCTATCCAAGGCCTCAAAACTCATACAGAATCATCACATCTAAGAATCGAATGCCAAACCACACATTGAACTCTCTTAAGGTCACAAGCTCCTAAACTTCCAACCAAGTGTCCGATTTATACATAGATACCTCGGATCTCCACCAATTTTTACATACAAGTTCTGTTAATCTGCACAAATCTATCCATAGTCCCCGTAACACCAATCGAAAtccgataacatcaaagtcaactattggtcaaacctatgaactccaaagatccttcaaaatgccaactttcgaCAATGATGTCAACTcctcctaggaacctccaaaaccaaacctgaacatacacccaagtctaaaatcatcatacgaacctattggaaccttcattCTGATATCGTTTacctaaaagtcaaaccttggtcatcTCTTACAACTTAAGGCTTTCAAtatagaactaagtgttccaaccACTCCTGAACCCCACGAAAATCAAACCACCAATCCCTGAAGTCATATAACATCAAATGGACCTACATGAAGCAACAAATAGGGCATCGGGattctagaactcaaaacgaccggtggAGTCGTTACAATTACTGTCATAGGTTAAACCTGAGTGGAGTATGAACCATCTTTGCCTTGTCTTTGGAAATATAGCTATCATTCTTTTCTGCAGTATGAGCTCTTCCATTCTTTCGCAaacgaaagaaagaaaaaaaggaattgtTGCTATGGTTGTCCTCTGACATGGGAGCGGATACTACAACTAACTAGATGAAGGTAAATAAAGGAAGATCCAGCTGCAAGCCTGCAGGTTTACGCATAGTATCTTGGTCCTTGAGCTCAATCTCGTTGGTTCACTTGCAGTGCTGCTACAATTGACATTTTTTCTTGGTATATCTTTATCACAATATTAAATGATTGTGGAGTAGAGATGCTTAGATGTTCCTAGCTATCAGAATAATTCGTGGAtgtaaaagcaataaaaggttTTGGTATGGATTGGTGATACAAGTTCTGTGACTAGCGTCCAAATCCACTCATCTGTCCAGGCCTA is a genomic window containing:
- the LOC107825734 gene encoding uncharacterized protein LOC107825734 isoform X2 yields the protein MACGTLRSIFLTEPWRPLSRKSTGAFFHTQKCFKTNLISCGCKLINYKRSQYLKCSNNKSPLASEGGPDQGPPQEAVLKAISVSKSEGRVGQTTNVIIGGTVQDDATNEWLALDKKVNSYPTERGFTAIGTGGDDFVQAMVVAVESVIQQPISEGKVRQKLSSGGKYVSVNIGPIQVVSSEQVQAVYNAMRKDDRMKYFL
- the LOC107825734 gene encoding uncharacterized protein LOC107825734 isoform X1 encodes the protein MACGTLRSIFLTEPWRPLSRKSTGAFFHTQKCFKTNLISCGCKLINYKRSQYLKCSNNKSPLASEGGPDQGPPQEAVLKAISEVSKSEGRVGQTTNVIIGGTVQDDATNEWLALDKKVNSYPTERGFTAIGTGGDDFVQAMVVAVESVIQQPISEGKVRQKLSSGGKYVSVNIGPIQVVSSEQVQAVYNAMRKDDRMKYFL